From the Perognathus longimembris pacificus isolate PPM17 chromosome 9, ASM2315922v1, whole genome shotgun sequence genome, one window contains:
- the Zc3h12d gene encoding probable ribonuclease ZC3H12D, translating to MERKMEFFQKLGYSREDVLRVLGKLGDGALVNDVLQELIHTGSRPGAQEGLPSSPGPLLVPRGSCGAQDSAQRAPGWALGEDDGDLASSLRPIVIDGSNVAMSHGNKEAFSCRGIQLAVDWFRDRGHTYIKVFVPSWRKEPARSETPIREQHVLEELERQEVLVYTPSRKVNGKRVVCYDDRYIVKVAYEQDGVIVSNDNYRDLQSENPEWRWFIEQRLLMFSFVNDRFMPPDDPLGRRGPTLSNFLSRKPRPPEPSWKHCPYGKKCTYGIKCKFSHPERPRRAQLSVADELRAQTRARPPSAREPRGAAPEPRPEEDPAPLRGSFSRLAVGARPARGGLESPPCAPSSGPLGSGGRGPRGRCELPSPPGPQLPPLQPRRPGSRWVWAEPTWGDGALGGGSAPRTPEEEMEGRGQGAPKDPGAAQSASRGGLGLSFPAGDAPGGAWGRSPGRPGHPG from the exons GTGACGGAGCCCTGGTCAACGACGTGCTGCAGGAGCTGATCCACACGGGCAGCCGCCCGGGGGCCCAGGAGGGGCTGCCCAGcagccccgggcccctgctggttCCCCGGGGCTCCTGCGGGGCCCAGGACTCGGCCCAACGCGCCCCTGGGTGGGCGCTTGGAGAGGACGACGGCGACCTGGCCAGCTCCCTGCGGCCCATAGTGATCGACGGCAGCAATGTGGCCATGAG CCATGGAAATAAAGAAGCCTTTTCTTGCCGGGGAATCCAGCTGGCTGTGGACTGGTTCCGGGACCGAGGACACACCTACATCAAGGTTTTTGTCCCGTCGTGGAGGAAAGAGCCAGCACGTTCTGAAACCCCCATCAGAG AGCAGCACGTGCTGGAGGAGCTGGAGCGGCAGGAGGTGCTCGTGTACACGCCCTCCCGCAAGGTGAACGGCAAGCGGGTGGTGTGCTACGACGACCGCTACATCGTCAAGGTGGCCTACGAGCAGGACGGCGTGATCGTCTCCAACGACAACTACCGGGACCTGCAGAGCGAGAACCCCGAGTGGAGGTGGTTCATCGAGCAGAGGCTGCTCATGTTCTCCTTCGTCAATGACag GTTCATGCCTCCCGATGACCCCCTGGGCCGCCGAGGACCCACCCTGAGCAACTTCCTGAGCAGGAAGCCGAGGCCCCCAGAGCCATCCTGGAAGCACTGCCCCTATG GCAAGAAGTGCACCTACGGCATCAAGTGCAAGTTCTCCCACCCGGAGCGGCCGCGCCGCGCGCAGCTGTCCGTGGCCGACGAGCTCCGCGCCCAGACGCGGGCCCGGCCGCCCAGTGCCCGCGAGCCCCGCGGCGCGGCCCCGGAGCCCCGGCCCGAGGAGGACCCGGCCCCCCTGCGGGGAAGCTTCTCGCGACTGGCCGTcggcgcccgcccggcccgcggcgGCCTCGAGTCCCCGCCCTGCGCCCCCAGCTCCGGGCCGCTGGGGTCCGGCGGGCGCGGCCCCCGGGGCCGCTGCGAGCTCCCGTCCCCGCCCGGCCCGCAGCTCCCGCCGCTGCAGCCCCGGCGCCCCGGGAGCCGCTGGGTCTGGGCGGAGCCGACCTGGGGGGACGGCGCCTTGGGCGGAGGATCTGCGCCCCGAACccccgaagaggagatggaggggCGCGGCCAGGGCGCCCCGAAGGACCCCGGAGCCGCCCAGTCGGCCAGCAGAGGTGGCCTTGGCTTGTCCTTCCCGGCGGGGGACGCCCCCGGGGGCGCCTGGGGACGGAGTCCCGGCCGTCCCGGCCATCCCGGCTGA